The nucleotide window TGACTGGCGTACCAACAAAGGTCCGACGTGAATATGGCCTGAGCTCGTTTTACCGGAAGTACTTGCATGCATATGGTATTCCGATCATAAGTTCGGGTCGGGCCCAGGACGCTGCTCTCCGTAGGGCTTGTTACGTGGTTGTTTTCCTTTTCGCAGATCGTCAGGATATTCGGGGTTGGTTTTATAGACGACGTGGGAGAGCTGGCGTTATCGCGCGTGATGAAGGCGTAACAAGTATTCCAGAACATTCTTGGCTTGGAAGCTGGTGGAATCAGCGCGCTAGGGGTTTGGGAGCAACTCTTACGCACCCCATTTCGACTTGTACGTACAAAAGAGTTTTTCGTGTTTCTTCATAAACACAGGCCttcgattttcttttttttttttacctgccACCAATCACTGTTACTTgccttcaaaatgaaaaactaaacaaaagaaaaaagagtcaCACGTATGAGAGGATTGAGACAGGCTCCTggtataaattaattattagGAAAACGTTCATTTGATCAATGAAAATTGCATCACCTGTTTAAGAAAGTCGTGTATTGTATAAGCATTGCTtcaatattttcattttctcgAATCGTAACCAGTCTCGTCCCGGTGAGCGTTCCCGTGAAAACGAGGTTCCTTACCtccattcaactttgttcccAGGACCTTACATGTCACCCTCTGAAAACTAGGTTGCCGCTTGACTTAGCAATCAAGATTTAAATAATGCATTTCTATAACTTAAATAGGTGGGGAAGAAAATATCTTGTGTTACAAAAGAGGAGATCGTTATCCGAGAGAAGACATATTTTTGCACGAATTTGTTCACGGATTGCATAACCTGGGAATCGCATCAAACGGTGCCATTCCTACCTTTGATGCCAAGCTGAGCCAGCGATATAACTACCTTAAAAGGAGTGGCAGACTTTGGAGGAACACTTACGCTATGTCAACCGACAGAGAGTATCTCGCAGAAGGAGCTCAGAGTTATTTTGATTGCAACGACGAACAGAACCCTCCAAATGGAATCCACAACCACATCAACACTCGCACAGAGTTAGAATCTTATGATAGAGTTCTTTATGGCTTTTTGAAGGAGATTTTCCCTTGTCAAAATAAATTCCTGAAAAGATGCGATGCCAGAGCAGGTCTGTGCAATTTGTTTCTGATTACACTCATCCCTTTTAAACAGGTTTTCAATGCTGCTGTGACTTGCCATTTACTATTCATCGCGTATCAATATCTTTCATTTAACATTACCATTTAATGTCCATATCCTATAACAGGATTCTAATAATGTGCTTTACGCAATGAAGATGGTAACGGAGACTTTTTTCTCTCCCATCCATTGCTACCCATACCCCCGAAGAGTGGGCCCGAATTCTTAGCTACACCCTATAAAGGATGCCGAATTGAACAGCCGTTGCTTTGATAACCAGGTCAACCTTGAGTTCCTCATCTCATTATCTCATGTTTAATCCTCAGGTGTGAAACCATTCAACTTCAAGATGAACTGTGACAAAGGTGTCGTAGTTTAAGTTATTAAACCAACATTAACAAACATTGTTACATACCTGGACTTGCGCTCAACAAAACGAGAacgtgattggttgattcttggtcacgtgcccctgatcaaattcaaatgtatcccgacCGGAATGCAATTGCGCAGTTATTGCCCACGTGCCAAATACAACAGCACGTGATCTATGCATGACGAAATCATGCACTGATCACTTGCATAGTGTGATCGACGAATGTGAATAAATAAGTTGTGCCgtctttgtttggtttttttttggtgtatGATTgttaagggaaagtctaaatatgcAATAATAAGTtagtttgttttatttgtttgccCACGACTTCGTCTctggaaacatcaggactctagggaaaacaaaacttactgtttccctcgggaccatatattgtttcattttcattactgGTTATCGCGACGGAGTTATTCCTAATATTACCTCGCATTTTTCCCCAGATGGACGAGGAGTACTAATGAATTTCCAGACGAAGAGACCCGTGGAAACAGGGCCAAATACCCCACCTATTCCAAACACCCCTCCCCATCCAAACACCCCTCCCACTCCAAACACCCCTACCCATCCAAATACATCTCCCCATCCAAACACCCCTCCTCATCCAAACACCCCTCCACCACCGACTACGCCCAAACCTCAGACGCCTCGTCCTCCAGGTAAGTCTTTCGTAACAAAAAGCGAACAAGCACgctctttacttttttttttcattttcttttattttttttttatttttttttaccacggCTGACCCTGTTTGTTGTGTTGAGATGTCGCTTAAGGATTTTCCTAAAACGCGCCTATAGCGCGATAGCTATGCCTGACAAGGCCAAAAAAACTGTCCGTAGTTGCCAGATTCCCGGATGATATAATTGTGGCCTTCATCGTCGCTTTCCGATTAGATTCCGAAGATGAcgttcgagcgttcgcccttcgtccaTAACATGTTTGTGTCACGACAAATTCAAACACAGAGTCTTTTGAGATTCACACGGGAGACTTGCCGGCCAGTCAGGAAGCTTGTAAAATAAGTTCATTCTTACGAATGGGTAAGAAATGAAGTGTAAACAACAAAACTCAAAACTAGTGCGGTCTCTTTAAATGCTGTGGTAAATTAAAGCCTCCGTATAGGAGCTGAATGAGTTCGCATATAAACATAACAGTAAGTGTACTGCGCAGaatcagaaaagaaaattgattttgttttcagtttgcCGAGATTACAATCGTTATTGCCATTCATGGGCGTGGGCTGGACATtgccgcagtaacccaggttaCATGTTTCGATACTGCAGGAAGAGCTGTCGTCTTTGTAAGTATGAGATCATTAATTCCAGCTATGCATGTTAAAAATCTATTTGCCCTTTACCGAAGCCCACAACCACACCCTCTTCCCCATGGTTTCTGCGAGGTATTTGGGGATAAAAACCTACTCGTGGTATTTCAAAACTCTCCGGATATCAATGGCAGTATCTATCATCCCAGATTATGTTATCTTTTCCCATACTGACTGCCTATTTACTATTCAAAATAGGCTCAAGTCTTATCTGCAAGGATAGTAACCGGAATTGCAGCTCTTGGAAAAAAAGAGGAGAATGTCGAAGGAATCCAGGTTACATGTTGGTGAACTGCAAGAGAAGCTGTGGAAGGTGTTAACCAACAAAGGGTGGAAgactctaatttttttttttggtatctGAGTCACATTGATTTAAACGTGCGAGGATTCTTAACTAGCCGGGCAAGCAAAGGAGATGGAAAGCTGGAGATAAGATTTCTTTCACACGGGCCTCGAAGACGCTACAACCAGTTGTTTAATTTAgtacaaaaatattattttaatgaagAAGGACAAAAATTgtgttttcaatttgatttcAACTTTCGTTTGCACATATTTAATAAGGAAAGTAAACGTTTCTTGTATTTGTATTAATAAGGATGCATGGAGTCTTACAGAGCTGAGGGCAAATTTGTTCAAATTACTATGGTGATGACGAACATTAATGATGGCTTGAATTTTTGAGGCTCTTCTGTGTGCGAAAACTACATTAATCTCTAGGTTTTGGAATAATTAAAAATTCGATGTCATTGTGAAGACTCATTTGATATTTGAGAATCTGAGAATCAttagaattttgtaaagctatcATTCCATTTCAGTAACTCATCTAGAAAGAGGTTTCGTAACTGATGCTTTGTGCCAAGAAAGAAGTCGTCACATGGATAATGGAGTGGGAATTTCTCGTTTCTATTCCGTCAATCATCCTCTAATGCCGCTTTCATTAAGTTCACTGCTCGCTCCAAAAACCCCAGCGTAAACGTCCTCGTCAAAaactaatgtttttttttatttaatttggtCGTTTGGTATCATTAATATGACCATTCCGGTCATTTGAAGGCAAGATGTCTAAgcaatatttatttaaataatgaTTCGAtaacaatttgtttctttgttttcgtgAATCCGATTCCTTCTTTACATCGAAACTTTTAGCTTCAGGGCAACGTTACTGTTGTCCTTTTATCAACTTTTACAATTTTTCATTCATGAGTGGGTATTTAAAGTAAGACATTAAGGAATAAGTTTCGTCAGCTTTTCATTAGAGCAAAATAACGCAAAAGGAACAAACTGAACTAAAACATCTGCACGACTCATATTATTTTTCTGTCAGTTAAGTTTGCAATTCTTATTATTTAAAATCGGGTGGCCTTTACATACTGTGCAATTAATGCAACCAAAATTTGCATATCTATTCAGTGTATGAATCATTCTAAAATTCTCCCCGATTTTCAATCATGACACGGATTTATCAGTCGAAAGAGTCAAATTGTTACAAGAGCAACGAATAACTTTCATGAAACAGCAAAACTTTTGTTCTTTTCTCATTAACATTGACATCTTTTAACTTTCAATATCTGTCAGTCCCCTTTCCCAACGTTTACTTGCTTACATGTTGATTTTGTGGCTACACTTCACCAAATAGCGAGTGGTAAAAAAAAGAGCTTGTCGCAATAATTGTAAACGTGATAAGACAGTCAATTGCATCGCCGTAACGGGCACTGCGTGGTTATTTCGTTACTTAAAAGTTTCGTTTTGAGTCGTTTCGCTACCACGTAAGAGTTCTGGCGCATTGATGGTTGTTATGCAACgttcctggtggcgagatgaaaCCGAGTCGCAAAATTCGTGCCGAACTCATCGATACTAGAATCGCTTGTTTAACACTCGTAGAAACTGCCTTTGATAAAGTGAATTGTCAGTAGAGTCGCAAACAGCCTTTTTCCTGAGTTTGTGACTCATCAAGGAAACGTTGGCAGTTTCCCCTAGTCCATATTTTCTTGTATGAGTCGTCGCGTCCGACGCGGAAATCGTTTGCGTATTCGACGCAGACGCATCCATCCTTGCCGATTCTCGAATCGAATCCCCAGGATCAAAGTATAGCTGCTCCTttgcaaagttcaatttttctTTACGCGGTGAATTCCCGTCACTGTTGCTTCTCTGTAATTCATTATGAAACGCGTATTTCGTTGACTGTTTTTCCTCCTTGCTGAGCGCGCGTCGGGAGAAACGCTGCGCGCCTGAAAACGAGGGTCTATTTTTGCTGAATTCACTAGTTCCTTCCTCTCCGGCGGACAGGTTGTAGCTAAAATTGACGATGCGCCTTTCGTCTCCGTTGACTGGATTAGTCAAAAGAAGAGCATTGTATGCGCTTTCACCGAGTTTGGAAATAGTAGAATTGCTGTTGTGTCTCTTCATTTTCGCCAAAGGATTTCAAGCCCTTTACAGTTAACTTTGAAGAGAAATTCTTAGGAATATTAGGACAAACAAAGAATCCATGGAGACAAGCTGCGAGACAGTTTTCCTATTTTAGGGTTAGCTCATCTTCTTGGAAGCCGTCCTAAGGCGCTCTGCGCATTCGTGCCTCTTGCCAACAGCTGTTATGCAGATC belongs to Acropora muricata isolate sample 2 chromosome 9, ASM3666990v1, whole genome shotgun sequence and includes:
- the LOC136929185 gene encoding uncharacterized protein, encoding MLVFLASLLLFSVFQANGGPSDGDGMPANFTEYTTLSSGEMDKGGAHFMLGPKPRLGQPLKTWECEKVTGVPTKVRREYGLSSFYRKYLHAYGIPIISSGRAQDAALRRACYVVVFLFADRQDIRGWFYRRRGRAGVIARDEGVTSIPEHSWLGSWWNQRARGLGATLTHPISTCGEENILCYKRGDRYPREDIFLHEFVHGLHNLGIASNGAIPTFDAKLSQRYNYLKRSGRLWRNTYAMSTDREYLAEGAQSYFDCNDEQNPPNGIHNHINTRTELESYDRVLYGFLKEIFPCQNKFLKRCDARAGVKPFNFKMNCDKDGRGVLMNFQTKRPVETGPNTPPIPNTPPHPNTPPTPNTPTHPNTSPHPNTPPHPNTPPPPTTPKPQTPRPPVCRDYNRYCHSWAWAGHCRSNPGYMFRYCRKSCRLCSSLICKDSNRNCSSWKKRGECRRNPGYMLVNCKRSCGRC